A section of the Alligator mississippiensis isolate rAllMis1 chromosome 8, rAllMis1, whole genome shotgun sequence genome encodes:
- the TSPAN6 gene encoding tetraspanin-6, translating into MASPSRRLQTKPVITCLKSVLVTYSFVFWVSGIILLAVGVWGKVSLEAYFSLLDEKAADVPFVLVGTGTVVILLGTFGCFATCRGNVWMLKLYAMFLSLIFLVVLVAAIVGFVFRHEIKNSFASNYMLALRSYNATMDQRSEAVDTVQKTLHCCGVQNYSDWTNTAYYTEKGIPRSCCRLPDNCTEDDLKDLAKAKTKVYVDGCFTLATTVMESKMGIVAGISFGIACFQLVGIFLACCLSRYITNNQYEMV; encoded by the exons ATGGCGTCCCCGTCGCGGCGGCTGCAGACCAAGCCGGTGATCACCTGCCTCAAGAGCGTCCTGGTCACCTACAGCTTCGTCTTCTGG GTGTCGGGCATTATCCTGCTGGCCGTGGGCGTGTGGGGCAAGGTGAGCCTGGAGGCGTACTTCTCCCTGCTGGACGAGAAGGCCGCCGACGTGCCCTTCGTGCTCGTGGGCACCGGCACTGTCGTCATCCTGCTCGGCACCTTCGGCTGCTTCGCCACCTGCCGCGGCAACGTCTGGATGCTGAAGCTG TATGCCATGTTCCTGTCCCTCATCTTTTTGGTTGTGCTGGTGGCTGCCATTGTGGGATTTGTTTTCAGACACGAG attaAGAACAGCTTTGCGAGTAACTACATGTTAGCATTGAGAAGCTACAATGCAACAATGGATCAGCGCAGTGAGGCAGTAGATACTGTCCAGAAAACT TTGCATTGCTGTGGAGTCCAAAACTATTCAGACTGGACAAATACTGCGTACTATACAGAAAAAGGAATCCCTCGGAGCTGCTGCAGACTCCCAGACAACTGCACAGAAGATGATTTGAAGGACCTGGCTAAAGCCAAGACAAAGGTGTATGTTGAT GGTTGTTTCACTCTGGCAACAACAGTTATGGAGTCTAAAATGGGCATTGTGGCTGGCATCTCCTTTGGCATTGCATGCTTCCAG TTGGTTGGGATTTTTCTTGCCTGCTGCCTTTCCCGGTACATCACAAACAATCAGTATGAGATGGTGTAA